In Gopherus flavomarginatus isolate rGopFla2 chromosome 1, rGopFla2.mat.asm, whole genome shotgun sequence, a single genomic region encodes these proteins:
- the NUP98 gene encoding nuclear pore complex protein Nup98-Nup96 isoform X6, producing the protein MFNKSFGTPFGGSAGGFGTTSTFGQNAGFGTTSGGAFGTSAFGSNNNTGSLFGNTQTKPGGLFGSSTFSQPATSSTSTGFGFGTSTGTSNSLFGTASTGGGLFSSQNNAFAQSKPAGFGNFGTSTSSGGLFGTTNTASNPFGGTSGSLFGPTSFTAAPTGTTIKFNPPTGTDTMVKSGVSTNISTKHQCITAMKEYESKSLEELRLEDYQANRKGPSNPAVAAAGLFGSSTATSSAATGLFGSSTTNAGFSYGQNKTAFGTSTTGFGTGTAGSLFGQQPQQTTSLFSKPFGQATTTQNTGFSFGNTNTLGQPNTNTMGLFGATQASPSGSLFGTAANTNAATGFGAGTGTGLFGQANTGFGVGGSTLFGKPAGFGTTTTSAPSFGTTTGSGLFGNKPTLTLGTNTNTSNFGFGASTAGNSIFGNKPAAGTLGAGLGTGFGTALSAGQTSLFGNTQPKLGATLGTGAFGAPGFNTSTATLGFGAPQPAVALTDPNVSAAQQAALQQHFNSLTYSPFGDSPLFRNPMSDPKKKEERLKPTNPAAQKALTTPTHYKLTPRPATRVRPKALQTAGSSKSHLFDGLDDDEPSLSNGAFMPKKSIKKLVLKNLNSSNLFSPVSREAEDLEPPSEYPENGERFNFLSRSVDENHRQEGEREEEDDHHEVTRFYTNPIAKPIPQTPENAVHKHQNNVDDTIVALNMRVALRNGLEGSSEDASFHDESLQDDREEENENVYSLHPAGIVLTKAGYYTIPSMEDLAKLTTDRGECIVTDFTIGRKGYGSIYFEGEVNLTNLNLDEIVHIRRKEVIVYPDDDQKPPIGEGLNRRAEVTLDGVWPTDKTSRCLIKSPERLADINYEGRLEAVSRKQGAQFKEYRPETGSWVFKVAHFSKYGLQDSDEEEEEHPSKADAKKLKTAQVPPQGQLIPQQMALNGKPTSPSQSPEVEQLGRVVELDSDMADITQEPAQDSILEDSITEEPELVPASTHIASSLGINPHVLQIMKASLLADEEDVDLILDHHFGKQPTKMDTSQEICSPRLPISALQGQKRHSSVGGLLQSKFASVSFLQSACLPDFHGPRASSFGNPPSAASWTGLSPLPSAFSMPSAAPEVQLKTVGACRQQGLIPLEKSVTYGKGRLLMDMALFMGRSFRVGWGPNWTLVNSGDKLSGSSEPKDLRNDSMEYGFLPTPVAPKSLSESPFKVHIEKLTLEQRKTDGDQQLYLTPLEIKLKHSTVHVDERCPLLAANPGVSAIHDYADWVRDFCGDSVEIEPVVKYWCLTWMLCEAIWGHLKELEASLEEPSEYIVTLERRKAFSRWLSQTAAARIEEEVSLSQHENHIEAVFSYLTGKRISEACRVAQQSGDHRLALLLSQLVGSQQVRELLTMQLVDWHGLQADCFIQEERLRIFALLAGKPVWQLSERKSINVCSQLDWKRSIAIHLWYLLPPTASISKALNMYEAAFQAPPLQCLLATVSGQSERWNRHLGQGQRAELGSEGGICRCFWGAERSQVRSLPTPPCPPSTYPPPAPAGGPSHFPSPPEHSQGTPPPRFSWIYLVQVMDRSPAVNFC; encoded by the exons ATGTTTAACAAATCATTTGGAACTCCATTTGGAGGCAGTGCTGGTGGCTTTGGGACTACTTCAACATTTGGACAAA ATGCAGGCTTTGGTACTACCAGTGGAGGAGCATTTGGAACATCAGCCTTTGGGTCAAACAATAACACAGGAAGCCTCTTTGGGAACACACAGACTAAACCAG GAGGATTGTTTGGTTCAAGTACGTTTAGCCAACCAGCCACCTCCTCCACAAGCACTGGCTTTGGGTTTGGAACATCAACTGGAACTTCCAATAGCTTGTTTGGGACTGCCAGCACTGGTGGAGGGCTCTTTTCTTCCCAGAATAATGCCTTTGCTCAGAGTAAACCGGCTGGGTTTGGAA ACTTTGGAACAAGTACCAGCAGTGGAGGTCTCTTTGGAACCACTAACACTGCCTCCAACCCTTTTGGGGGTACATCTGGCTCTCTCTTTGGGCCAACTAGCTTTACTGCTGCTCCAACTGGGACTACCATTAAATTTAAT CCACCAACCGGCACAGATACTATGGTAAAATCTGGAGTTAGCACTAACATCAGCACTAAGCACCAGTGTATTACTGCTATGAAGGAGTATGAAAGCAAATCCCTAGAG GAACTCCGTTTGGAAGATTACCAGGCAAACAGGAAAGGGCCCTCAAATCCAGCGGTAGCAGCGGCAGGGTTATTTGGATCCTCCACAGCTACATCCAGTGCAGCTACTGGACTGTTTGGCTCCTCCACCACTAATGCAGGTTTTTCATACGGACAGAATAAAACAGCTTTTGGAACCA GTACGACTGGCTTTGGAACAGGAACAGCTGGGAGCCTTTTTGGTCAGCAGCCTCAGCAGACTACCAGTCTGTTCAGCAAACCATTTGGCCAGGCCACCACAACGCAGAACACTGGCTTTTCTTTTGGGAACACCAACACTCTTGGACAACCAAATACAAACACGATG GGTTTATTTGGGGCAACCCAAGCCTCGCCGTCTGGAAGCCTTTTTGGCACAGCTGCCAACACAAATGCTGCCACTGGATTTGGAGCGGGAACGGGAACTGGTCTCTTTGGACAAGCCAACACAGGATTTGGTGTTGGCGGTTCG ACCCTGTTTGGTAAGCCTGCTGGATTTGGAACCACCACGACCAGTGCTCCTTCGTTTGGTACAACTACTGGCAGCGGGCTCTTTGGTAACAAACCAACCCTGACTTTAGGAACCAATACAAACACTTCCAATTTTG GTTTTGGTGCGAGCACTGCTGGGAATAGTATCTTTGGAAATAAGCCTGCAGCTGGAACTCTCGGCGCTGGACTGGGAACAGGATTTGGAAcag CTCTTAGTGCAGGGCAGACTTCACTGTTTGGAAACACCCAGCCTAAATTAGGTGCAACACTGGGAACAGGAGCATTTGGAGCACCTGGATTCAATACATCAACAGCCACCCTGGGCTttggagctccccagcctgcTGTGG CATTGACAGACCCAAATGTTTCAGCTGCCCAACAAGCAGCTCTCCAGCAGCACTTCAACAGCTTGACCTACTCACCCTTTGGAGATTCTCCTCTCTTCAGAAACCCTATGTCTGACCCAAAGAAGAAAGAAGAG AGACTGAAACCAACTAATCCAGCAGCCCAGAAGGCTTTGACTACGCCAACCCATTACAAACTGACCCCGCGACCAGCGACCAGAGTGCGACCAAAAGCTTTACAGACAGCAGGATCTTCCAAATCTCACCTCTTTGATGGGCTGGATGATGACGAGCCATCTCTATCTAACGGTGCATTCATGCCCAA GAAGAGCATCAAGAAGCtggttttgaaaaatctcaacaGCAGCAACTTGTTTTCTCCTGTCAGTCGTGAAGCTGAAGATCTGGAACCTCCATCTGAGTATCCAGAGAATGGAGAGCG GTTCAACTTTCTATCCAGATCTGTTGATGAGAACCACAGACAGGAGGGTGAGCGAGAGGAAGAGGATGATCACCATGAAGTGACTAGATTTTACACTAACCCGATTGCCAAACCCATCCCGCAGACCCCAGAGAATGCAGTGCACAAACACCAGAATAATGTGGATGATACCATTGTGGCTCTGAATATGCGGGTTGCCTTGCGGAATGGCCTGGAAGGCAGCAGTGAAGATGCTTCATTTCATGATGAGTCGCTGCAGGATGACCGTGAAGAAGAGAATGAGAATGTTTATAGTCTGCACCCAGCAG GAATTGTTCTAACAAAAGCTGGCTACTACACCATCCCGTCTATGGAGGACCTAGCTAAACTTACCACTGACAGAGGAGAGTGTATTGTGACTGATTTCACTATAGGTCGTAAAG GTTATGGATCAATTTACTTTGAAGGAGAGGTAAATCTAACTAACTTAAATCTGGATGAGATTGTGCACATCCGCAGGAAAGAAGTTATTGTCTATCCTGATGATGATCAGAAGCCACCTATTGGTGAAGGCTTAAACAG ACGAGCTGAAGTTACATTGGATGGAGTTTGGCCAACAGATAAAACATCTCGCTGCTTGATAAAGAGCCCAGAACGACTAGCAGATATCAATTATGAAGGCAGACTGGAGGCTGTATCTCGGAAGCAGGGAGCCCAGTTCAAAGAATACCGTCCAGAGACTGGTTCTTGGGTGTTCAAG GTGGCTCACTTCTCTAAATATGGCTTGCAAGATtctgatgaggaagaggaggagcatcCTTCAAAAGCGGACGCAAAGAAGTTAAAAACTGCCCAAGTGCCACCTCAGGGGCAGCTGATACCCCAACAAATGGCTCTAAATGGCAAGCCAACATCTCCATCTCAG AGCCCAGAAGTGGAACAGCTGGGAAGAGTTGTGGAACTGGACAGTGATATGGCTGACATCACCCAGGAACCAGCTCAGGATTCAATACTAGAAGATAGCATTACAGAAGAGCCGGAACTGGTGCCTGCTTCAACGCACATTGCATCTTCACTTGGTATAAACCCCCATGTGTTACAG ATCATGAAAGCTTCCTTGCTCGCTGATGAAGAGGATGTAGACTTGATCCTGGATCATCACTTTGGCAAACAGCCTACAAAAATGGATACTTCTCAAGAGATctgctctcccaggcttcctatTTCAGCATTGCAAGGACAGAAAAGACACTCCTCAG TTGGAGGGCTGCTGCAATCAAAATTTGCAAGTGTCTctttcctccaaagtgcttgtctGCCAGATTTTCATGGACCAAGAGCTTCCTCTTTTGGCAATCCTCCATCTGCAGCCTCTTGGACTGGGCTTTCCCCACTACCCTCTGCATTCTCCATGCCCAGCGCAGCCCCAGAGGTGCAACTGAAAACAGTGGGTGCCTGTAGGCAGCAGGGGCTAATACCTCTGGAAAAATCTGTTACTTATGGAAAAGGAAGACTCCTAATGGATATGGCACTCTTTATGGGACGCTCATTTCGTGTTGGTTGGGGACCCAATTGGACTCTTGTAAATAGTGGAGATAAACTGAGTGGATCAAGTGAGCCCAAGGATCTTCGCAATGACTCTATGGAATATGGATTCTTGCCAACTCCTGTTGCTCCTAAATC ACTTTCAGAATCTCCCTTCAAGGTTCATATAGAGAAGCTGACCTTAGAACAAAGGAAGACAGACGGAGACCAGCAGTTATACCTCACACCTCTGGAGATAAAGCTCAAACACAGTACTGTCCATGTAGATGAACGTTGTCCTCTCTTAGCAGCCAACCCAGGAGTGTCTGCCATCCATGACTATGCTGACTGGGTTAGAGACTTTTGTGGAGACTCAGTTGAAATAGAGC CTGTGGTTAAGTACTGGTGTTTGACATGGATGTTGTGTGAGGCAATCTGGGGCCACCTGAAGGAGTTGGAAGCCAGCTTGGAGGAGCCCAGTGAGTACATTGTAACCCTGGAGCGCAGGAAAGCCTTCTCCCGCTGGTTATCACAGACTGCAGCAGCACGAATTGAAGAGGAAGTCTCACTGTCCCAGCATGAGAATCACATAGAGGCTGTATTTAGCTACCTTACTGGGAAGAGGATCAGTGAGGCTTGTAGGGTGGCACAGCAATCAG GAGATCACAGGCTTGCCCTACTCCTCTCCCAGTTGGTAGGCAGCCAGCAGGTTCGGGAGCTCCTCACAATGCAATTAGTGGACTGGCATGGATTGCAGGCAGACTGCTTCATTCAGGAGGAGAGATTGCGCATCTTTGCTCTGCTGGCTGGAAAGCCT GTGTGGCAGTTATCTGAGAGAAAAAGCATTAATGTGTGCTCACAGCTGGACTGGAAGCGTTCTATTGCTATCCATCTCTGGTATCTGCTTCCACCAACGGCTTCTATTTCCAAGGCACTCAACATGTACGAGGCAGCATTCCAG gcaccacctcTGCAGTGCCTATTGGCTACAGTTTCTGGCCAATCGGAGCGGTGGAACCGGCACTTGGGTcaggggcagcgtgcggagctaGGATCTGAGGGAGGGATATgtcgctgcttctggggagccgaAAGGAGCCAGGTAAGGAGCCTGCCAACCCCCCCGTGTCCCCCCTCCACAtaccctcccccagcaccagcagggggtcccagtcacttcccctccccccccgagcactcgcagggcaccccccccccccgatttagTTGGATATatttagtacaagtcatggacaggtcaccagctgtgaatttttgttga
- the NUP98 gene encoding nuclear pore complex protein Nup98-Nup96 isoform X7 → MFNKSFGTPFGGSAGGFGTTSTFGQNAGFGTTSGGAFGTSAFGSNNNTGSLFGNTQTKPGGLFGSSTFSQPATSSTSTGFGFGTSTGTSNSLFGTASTGGGLFSSQNNAFAQSKPAGFGNFGTSTSSGGLFGTTNTASNPFGGTSGSLFGPTSFTAAPTGTTIKFNPPTGTDTMVKSGVSTNISTKHQCITAMKEYESKSLEELRLEDYQANRKGPSNPAVAAAGLFGSSTATSSAATGLFGSSTTNAGFSYGQNKTAFGTSTTGFGTGTAGSLFGQQPQQTTSLFSKPFGQATTTQNTGFSFGNTNTLGQPNTNTMGLFGATQASPSGSLFGTAANTNAATGFGAGTGTGLFGQANTGFGVGGSTLFGKPAGFGTTTTSAPSFGTTTGSGLFGNKPTLTLGTNTNTSNFGFGASTAGNSIFGNKPAAGTLGAGLGTGFGTALSAGQTSLFGNTQPKLGATLGTGAFGAPGFNTSTATLGFGAPQPAVALTDPNVSAAQQAALQQHFNSLTYSPFGDSPLFRNPMSDPKKKEERLKPTNPAAQKALTTPTHYKLTPRPATRVRPKALQTAGSSKSHLFDGLDDDEPSLSNGAFMPKKSIKKLVLKNLNSSNLFSPVSREAEDLEPPSEYPENGERFNFLSRSVDENHRQEGEREEEDDHHEVTRFYTNPIAKPIPQTPENAVHKHQNNVDDTIVALNMRVALRNGLEGSSEDASFHDESLQDDREEENENVYSLHPAGIVLTKAGYYTIPSMEDLAKLTTDRGECIVTDFTIGRKGYGSIYFEGEVNLTNLNLDEIVHIRRKEVIVYPDDDQKPPIGEGLNRRAEVTLDGVWPTDKTSRCLIKSPERLADINYEGRLEAVSRKQGAQFKEYRPETGSWVFKVAHFSKYGLQDSDEEEEEHPSKADAKKLKTAQVPPQGQLIPQQMALNGKPTSPSQSPEVEQLGRVVELDSDMADITQEPAQDSILEDSITEEPELVPASTHIASSLGINPHVLQIMKASLLADEEDVDLILDHHFGKQPTKMDTSQEICSPRLPISALQGQKRHSSVGGLLQSKFASVSFLQSACLPDFHGPRASSFGNPPSAASWTGLSPLPSAFSMPSAAPEVQLKTVGACRQQGLIPLEKSVTYGKGRLLMDMALFMGRSFRVGWGPNWTLVNSGDKLSGSSEPKDLRNDSMEYGFLPTPVAPKSLSESPFKVHIEKLTLEQRKTDGDQQLYLTPLEIKLKHSTVHVDERCPLLAANPGVSAIHDYADWVRDFCGDSVEIEPVVKYWCLTWMLCEAIWGHLKELEASLEEPSEYIVTLERRKAFSRWLSQTAAARIEEEVSLSQHENHIEAVFSYLTGKRISEACRVAQQSGDHRLALLLSQLVGSQQVRELLTMQLVDWHGLQADCFIQEERLRIFALLAGKPVWQLSERKSINVCSQLDWKRSIAIHLWYLLPPTASISKALNMYEAAFQAPPLQCLLATVSGQSERWNRHLGQGQRAELGSEGGICRCFWGAERSQGSYLIPGKPPKSDFSQVATVCSSV, encoded by the exons ATGTTTAACAAATCATTTGGAACTCCATTTGGAGGCAGTGCTGGTGGCTTTGGGACTACTTCAACATTTGGACAAA ATGCAGGCTTTGGTACTACCAGTGGAGGAGCATTTGGAACATCAGCCTTTGGGTCAAACAATAACACAGGAAGCCTCTTTGGGAACACACAGACTAAACCAG GAGGATTGTTTGGTTCAAGTACGTTTAGCCAACCAGCCACCTCCTCCACAAGCACTGGCTTTGGGTTTGGAACATCAACTGGAACTTCCAATAGCTTGTTTGGGACTGCCAGCACTGGTGGAGGGCTCTTTTCTTCCCAGAATAATGCCTTTGCTCAGAGTAAACCGGCTGGGTTTGGAA ACTTTGGAACAAGTACCAGCAGTGGAGGTCTCTTTGGAACCACTAACACTGCCTCCAACCCTTTTGGGGGTACATCTGGCTCTCTCTTTGGGCCAACTAGCTTTACTGCTGCTCCAACTGGGACTACCATTAAATTTAAT CCACCAACCGGCACAGATACTATGGTAAAATCTGGAGTTAGCACTAACATCAGCACTAAGCACCAGTGTATTACTGCTATGAAGGAGTATGAAAGCAAATCCCTAGAG GAACTCCGTTTGGAAGATTACCAGGCAAACAGGAAAGGGCCCTCAAATCCAGCGGTAGCAGCGGCAGGGTTATTTGGATCCTCCACAGCTACATCCAGTGCAGCTACTGGACTGTTTGGCTCCTCCACCACTAATGCAGGTTTTTCATACGGACAGAATAAAACAGCTTTTGGAACCA GTACGACTGGCTTTGGAACAGGAACAGCTGGGAGCCTTTTTGGTCAGCAGCCTCAGCAGACTACCAGTCTGTTCAGCAAACCATTTGGCCAGGCCACCACAACGCAGAACACTGGCTTTTCTTTTGGGAACACCAACACTCTTGGACAACCAAATACAAACACGATG GGTTTATTTGGGGCAACCCAAGCCTCGCCGTCTGGAAGCCTTTTTGGCACAGCTGCCAACACAAATGCTGCCACTGGATTTGGAGCGGGAACGGGAACTGGTCTCTTTGGACAAGCCAACACAGGATTTGGTGTTGGCGGTTCG ACCCTGTTTGGTAAGCCTGCTGGATTTGGAACCACCACGACCAGTGCTCCTTCGTTTGGTACAACTACTGGCAGCGGGCTCTTTGGTAACAAACCAACCCTGACTTTAGGAACCAATACAAACACTTCCAATTTTG GTTTTGGTGCGAGCACTGCTGGGAATAGTATCTTTGGAAATAAGCCTGCAGCTGGAACTCTCGGCGCTGGACTGGGAACAGGATTTGGAAcag CTCTTAGTGCAGGGCAGACTTCACTGTTTGGAAACACCCAGCCTAAATTAGGTGCAACACTGGGAACAGGAGCATTTGGAGCACCTGGATTCAATACATCAACAGCCACCCTGGGCTttggagctccccagcctgcTGTGG CATTGACAGACCCAAATGTTTCAGCTGCCCAACAAGCAGCTCTCCAGCAGCACTTCAACAGCTTGACCTACTCACCCTTTGGAGATTCTCCTCTCTTCAGAAACCCTATGTCTGACCCAAAGAAGAAAGAAGAG AGACTGAAACCAACTAATCCAGCAGCCCAGAAGGCTTTGACTACGCCAACCCATTACAAACTGACCCCGCGACCAGCGACCAGAGTGCGACCAAAAGCTTTACAGACAGCAGGATCTTCCAAATCTCACCTCTTTGATGGGCTGGATGATGACGAGCCATCTCTATCTAACGGTGCATTCATGCCCAA GAAGAGCATCAAGAAGCtggttttgaaaaatctcaacaGCAGCAACTTGTTTTCTCCTGTCAGTCGTGAAGCTGAAGATCTGGAACCTCCATCTGAGTATCCAGAGAATGGAGAGCG GTTCAACTTTCTATCCAGATCTGTTGATGAGAACCACAGACAGGAGGGTGAGCGAGAGGAAGAGGATGATCACCATGAAGTGACTAGATTTTACACTAACCCGATTGCCAAACCCATCCCGCAGACCCCAGAGAATGCAGTGCACAAACACCAGAATAATGTGGATGATACCATTGTGGCTCTGAATATGCGGGTTGCCTTGCGGAATGGCCTGGAAGGCAGCAGTGAAGATGCTTCATTTCATGATGAGTCGCTGCAGGATGACCGTGAAGAAGAGAATGAGAATGTTTATAGTCTGCACCCAGCAG GAATTGTTCTAACAAAAGCTGGCTACTACACCATCCCGTCTATGGAGGACCTAGCTAAACTTACCACTGACAGAGGAGAGTGTATTGTGACTGATTTCACTATAGGTCGTAAAG GTTATGGATCAATTTACTTTGAAGGAGAGGTAAATCTAACTAACTTAAATCTGGATGAGATTGTGCACATCCGCAGGAAAGAAGTTATTGTCTATCCTGATGATGATCAGAAGCCACCTATTGGTGAAGGCTTAAACAG ACGAGCTGAAGTTACATTGGATGGAGTTTGGCCAACAGATAAAACATCTCGCTGCTTGATAAAGAGCCCAGAACGACTAGCAGATATCAATTATGAAGGCAGACTGGAGGCTGTATCTCGGAAGCAGGGAGCCCAGTTCAAAGAATACCGTCCAGAGACTGGTTCTTGGGTGTTCAAG GTGGCTCACTTCTCTAAATATGGCTTGCAAGATtctgatgaggaagaggaggagcatcCTTCAAAAGCGGACGCAAAGAAGTTAAAAACTGCCCAAGTGCCACCTCAGGGGCAGCTGATACCCCAACAAATGGCTCTAAATGGCAAGCCAACATCTCCATCTCAG AGCCCAGAAGTGGAACAGCTGGGAAGAGTTGTGGAACTGGACAGTGATATGGCTGACATCACCCAGGAACCAGCTCAGGATTCAATACTAGAAGATAGCATTACAGAAGAGCCGGAACTGGTGCCTGCTTCAACGCACATTGCATCTTCACTTGGTATAAACCCCCATGTGTTACAG ATCATGAAAGCTTCCTTGCTCGCTGATGAAGAGGATGTAGACTTGATCCTGGATCATCACTTTGGCAAACAGCCTACAAAAATGGATACTTCTCAAGAGATctgctctcccaggcttcctatTTCAGCATTGCAAGGACAGAAAAGACACTCCTCAG TTGGAGGGCTGCTGCAATCAAAATTTGCAAGTGTCTctttcctccaaagtgcttgtctGCCAGATTTTCATGGACCAAGAGCTTCCTCTTTTGGCAATCCTCCATCTGCAGCCTCTTGGACTGGGCTTTCCCCACTACCCTCTGCATTCTCCATGCCCAGCGCAGCCCCAGAGGTGCAACTGAAAACAGTGGGTGCCTGTAGGCAGCAGGGGCTAATACCTCTGGAAAAATCTGTTACTTATGGAAAAGGAAGACTCCTAATGGATATGGCACTCTTTATGGGACGCTCATTTCGTGTTGGTTGGGGACCCAATTGGACTCTTGTAAATAGTGGAGATAAACTGAGTGGATCAAGTGAGCCCAAGGATCTTCGCAATGACTCTATGGAATATGGATTCTTGCCAACTCCTGTTGCTCCTAAATC ACTTTCAGAATCTCCCTTCAAGGTTCATATAGAGAAGCTGACCTTAGAACAAAGGAAGACAGACGGAGACCAGCAGTTATACCTCACACCTCTGGAGATAAAGCTCAAACACAGTACTGTCCATGTAGATGAACGTTGTCCTCTCTTAGCAGCCAACCCAGGAGTGTCTGCCATCCATGACTATGCTGACTGGGTTAGAGACTTTTGTGGAGACTCAGTTGAAATAGAGC CTGTGGTTAAGTACTGGTGTTTGACATGGATGTTGTGTGAGGCAATCTGGGGCCACCTGAAGGAGTTGGAAGCCAGCTTGGAGGAGCCCAGTGAGTACATTGTAACCCTGGAGCGCAGGAAAGCCTTCTCCCGCTGGTTATCACAGACTGCAGCAGCACGAATTGAAGAGGAAGTCTCACTGTCCCAGCATGAGAATCACATAGAGGCTGTATTTAGCTACCTTACTGGGAAGAGGATCAGTGAGGCTTGTAGGGTGGCACAGCAATCAG GAGATCACAGGCTTGCCCTACTCCTCTCCCAGTTGGTAGGCAGCCAGCAGGTTCGGGAGCTCCTCACAATGCAATTAGTGGACTGGCATGGATTGCAGGCAGACTGCTTCATTCAGGAGGAGAGATTGCGCATCTTTGCTCTGCTGGCTGGAAAGCCT GTGTGGCAGTTATCTGAGAGAAAAAGCATTAATGTGTGCTCACAGCTGGACTGGAAGCGTTCTATTGCTATCCATCTCTGGTATCTGCTTCCACCAACGGCTTCTATTTCCAAGGCACTCAACATGTACGAGGCAGCATTCCAG gcaccacctcTGCAGTGCCTATTGGCTACAGTTTCTGGCCAATCGGAGCGGTGGAACCGGCACTTGGGTcaggggcagcgtgcggagctaGGATCTGAGGGAGGGATATgtcgctgcttctggggagccgaAAGGAGCCAG GGTTCATATTTGATACCAGGCAAGCCACCTAAATCAGACTTTTCACAGGTAGCCACTGTGTGTTCCTCAGTTTGA